A window of the Hevea brasiliensis isolate MT/VB/25A 57/8 chromosome 6, ASM3005281v1, whole genome shotgun sequence genome harbors these coding sequences:
- the LOC110641760 gene encoding protein kinase STUNTED yields MPSEEEAQAFERRNVLVGIRIDKHSRELLNWALVKVAEPGDSVIAVHVCRSSRAALKDKPSLDSYLEVYDGLCSLKKVDLIGQVSTGISVQRTLVREAKIHNAVALVVGTNNQSTLGSWTSTAGYCAKRLPPTTDVLAVHNGKILFGRCNNNQLPGFRGDPKPSLNLHESPLSDDVRSEFGDSEVDTVTSSFEVLTRCESEDSKDEVPSLPHELKKRPTAHFTGDILDQRPGWPLLRRASSASPGTLQARGLSVVQWALSLPIRWPHKNSLGSSVERSSEGEGSDFLEESNRISSYGSGELHYSLEILLKTNFSNCKWFNYEVLKTATSNFYSGNLIGKGECNCVYKGILPDGKSVAVKIRKSSPVARKDFAQEVEIISSVNHKNIMPLVGVCIRDTDLISVYDLFSKGSLEENLYGNKKDKSVLSWGLRFKIAVKIAEALAYMHDECSPPIIHRDVKSSNILLSDDFEPQLSDFGLAIWGPTTSSFMTQSDVVGTFGYLAPEYFMYGKVSDKIDVYAYGVILLELLSGRRPIAYETLNDQKSLVMWAKPMLDSGKARDIIDPNLEENFDEAQIQRMVLAAKLCITRSARLRPKMIEVLKLLIGDKDALTWANVQNEDLDDNENQEANDDEVYPNYSAELHLNLALLDLDDDSISFSSVEQGNSISMEEYLKDRWSRSSSFN; encoded by the exons atgccaTCTGAGGAGGAAGCTCAAGCTTTTGAGAGAAGGAATGTGTTAGTTGGGATAAGAATTGATAAGCATAGCAGAGAACTGCTAAACTGGGCTCTTGTGAAGGTTGCTGAGCCTGGAGACTCTGTTATTGCAGTTCATGTTTGCCGAAGTTCCA GAGCTGCTTTGAAGGACAAACCCTCGTTGGATAGTTATTTAGAAGTATACGATGGCTTATGTTCCTTAAAGAAG GTAGATCTTATAGGTCAGGTCAGCACAGGAATTTCAGTTCAGAGGACTCTGGTTAGAGAGGCGAAGATTCATAATGCTGTGGCTTTAGTTGTAGGGACCAACAACCAAAGTACTCTAGG GAGTTGGACTTCCACTGCTGGTTATTGTGCTAAGCGACTGCCTCCAACCACTGATGTTTTGGCCGTCCACAATGGAAAAATCTTGTTTGGAAGGTGCAACAATAATCAACTACCAG GCTTCCGCGGAGATCCAAAACCAAGTCTAAATCTACATGAAAGTCCCTTGTCAGATGATGTCCGGTCAGAATTTGGAGATTCTGAGGTAGATACTGTAACATCTAGTTTTGAAGTGCTAACTAGATGTGAAAGTGAAGACTCAAAGGATGAAGTTCCAAGCCTTCCACATGAACTTAAGAAGAGACCAACTGCTCATTTTACAGGAGATATTTTGGATCAGAGGCCTGGTTGGCCACTGCTCCGGAGAGCAAGTTCAGCTAGTCCGGGGACCCTGCAGGCAAGGGGATTGTCCGTGGTGCAATGGGCATTGAGTTTACCAATTCGTTGGCCACATAAAAATTCTCTAGGTTCAAGTGTAGAGAGATCATCAGAAGGGGAGGGAAGTGACTTCTTGGAAGAGAGCAATAGAATTAGTTCTTACGGATCTGGAGAACTGCACTATAGCTTGGAGATTCTTCTAAAAACAAATTTTTCTAACTGCAAGTGGTTCAATTATGAGGTCCTGAAAACTGCAACTTCAAACTTTTACTCAG GAAACTTGATTGGCAAAGGAGAATGTAATTGTGTGTACAAGGGGATTCTTCCAGATGGCAAGTCAGTGGCAGTAAAGATTCGAAAGTCATCCCCAGTAGCCAGGAAAGACTTTGCTCAAGAAGTTGAAATAATCTCCTCAGTGAACCACAAGAACATTATGCCTCTCGTCGGGGTTTGCATCAGAGATACTGATCTCATTTCTGTTTATGATTTGTTCTCCAAGGGAAGCTTAGAGGAAAATTTATATG GTAATAAAAAAGACAAATCTGTATTATCATGGGGACTGAGGTTTAAAATTGCTGTCAAAATTGCTGAAGCCTTAGCTTACATGCACGATGAATGTTCACCGCCTATTATTCACAGAGATGTCAAATCTTCGAACATTCTTCTTTCGGATGATTTCGAACCACAG TTATCTGATTTTGGGCTGGCAATTTGGGGACCAACAACTTCATCTTTTATGACTCAAAGTGACGTCGTCGGAACGTTTGGATATCTTGCTCCTGAATATTTCATGTATGGAAAGGTCAGTGACAAGATTGATGTGTATGCTTATGGTGTAATTCTACTTGAGTTGTTATCAGGAAGAAGACCAATTGCTTATGAAACTCTTAATGACCAGAAGAGCTTGGTGATGTGG GCAAAACCAATGTTAGACAGTGGAAAAGCAAGAGACATAATAGATCCAAATTTAGAAGAAAACTTTGATGAAGCTCAAATTCAAAGAATGGTTCTTGCAGCCAAACTTTGCATTACAAGATCAGCTAGGCTACGTCCTAAAATGATTGAG GTTTTGAAGCTCCTGATAGGGGATAAAGATGCATTAACTTGGGCAAACGTTCAAAACGAGGATCTAGATGATAATGAAAACCAAGAGGCAAATGATGATGAAGTTTATCCAAATTATAGTGCAGAGTTACATTTGAATCTTGCATTGCTTGACTTGGATGATGATTCTATATCATTTAGTAGTGTGGAGCAAGGGAATAGTATCTCTATGGAGGAATACTTGAAAGATAGGTGGAGTCGATCATCAAGCTTCAACTAG